In Candidatus Defluviilinea proxima, a single genomic region encodes these proteins:
- the dnaN gene encoding DNA polymerase III subunit beta yields MKVTVLQENLARGLGTVSKAVSPRSTLPVLANVLIASDEGRLRLSATNLELGITCWIPARIDEEGSTTVPSRTFNDLVSTLPSDQVMLKLDVKTQTLNVRGGTSTNDIKCIDAQEFPPLPVPDLDGAVQINSGDFREMIHQVVFAASTDEARPVLMGVLVQVEKDKLTMAAADGFRLSVRKAVLSTPVPAPVSAIIPAQALKELARVAGDGEEPIYMVLPKGRGQVVFRVKDVEVVSQLIDGTFPDFNQIIPRSYKSRTLVSTASLLKACKQAEIFAREGSNVARFNIKSAQGELQPSEVEISATSEETGKNETIVEATVDGGGLLIAFNVKFLREALEVIRTPNVALETSAPNAPGVVKPVGEDDYLHVIMPMHLG; encoded by the coding sequence ATGAAAGTGACTGTCCTTCAAGAAAATTTAGCCCGTGGTTTGGGAACCGTTTCAAAAGCCGTCTCGCCGCGCAGTACATTGCCTGTGTTGGCGAATGTGTTGATCGCATCAGACGAGGGACGCCTGCGCCTCTCGGCCACGAACCTTGAATTGGGAATCACCTGCTGGATTCCCGCCCGTATTGACGAGGAAGGTTCAACGACCGTGCCTTCGCGTACGTTCAACGACCTGGTGAGCACACTGCCGAGCGATCAGGTGATGTTGAAGCTCGATGTAAAGACACAAACCTTGAATGTGCGCGGTGGTACATCCACAAACGATATCAAGTGCATTGATGCACAAGAATTCCCGCCGTTGCCCGTGCCTGATCTCGATGGTGCGGTGCAAATCAATTCTGGTGACTTTCGCGAGATGATCCATCAGGTGGTGTTCGCCGCATCAACCGATGAGGCACGCCCTGTGTTGATGGGTGTACTCGTGCAAGTAGAAAAAGACAAGTTGACAATGGCCGCCGCAGACGGATTTAGACTCTCCGTCCGAAAAGCGGTTCTTTCCACGCCCGTGCCTGCTCCGGTTTCGGCGATCATCCCAGCTCAAGCTTTGAAAGAATTGGCACGCGTGGCCGGTGATGGCGAAGAGCCGATCTACATGGTGTTACCCAAGGGACGTGGTCAGGTGGTCTTCCGCGTGAAAGATGTGGAAGTTGTGTCACAGTTGATCGATGGTACATTCCCTGATTTCAATCAGATCATCCCTCGCTCTTACAAGTCACGCACTTTGGTCTCAACCGCTTCGTTGCTGAAAGCATGCAAGCAGGCTGAGATCTTTGCGCGCGAAGGCTCGAATGTGGCACGTTTCAATATCAAGAGCGCGCAGGGCGAATTACAACCCAGCGAAGTAGAAATCTCTGCTACATCCGAAGAGACCGGCAAGAACGAAACCATCGTCGAAGCAACAGTGGATGGCGGCGGGTTGCTGATCGCGTTCAACGTGAAGTTCTTGCGCGAAGCGTTGGAAGTGATTCGAACCCCCAACGTTGCGCTGGAAACGTCCGCGCCGAATGCGCCAGGTGTGGTCAAACCTGTAGGTGAGGATGATTACCTGCACGTGATCATGCCGATGCATCTAGGTTAG